One part of the Candidatus Zymogenaceae bacterium genome encodes these proteins:
- a CDS encoding response regulator — protein sequence MDSTHVLIIEDDSWHVRYLTDLLINSGFNTYSVNSSRKLSSGLSRLDRGGVDVVLLDLNLPDSEGLDTLYKVLASNDEVPVVIYTAVDDNRVALEAIKEGAEDYLTKGHVDGALLSRSIQSAIERKKSQRRLVEIQDDLKLQMEEQTMRLQQVNEELRIEIAERKLAEDKMRFQSERARMFLDITHVIIVQVNERAEIVLVNKKGCDVLGYSEEELLGKKIVDLLFPAEERELALNWFDRIMSGEIEGVQSLESIFTTPSGQQCIIRWTYSPIKNDRGFISGVLGSGEDVTEQKRLERWLIASSQIEAVNRLTSGIANDFNNIIATIIGYASHLKSRVRGDHYTCEEMQSIEDAAIRASELTAQLISFSTPEGITNRPVDINWIIRAVHESINGAVEKSHTVTLDLQQDMKSVEGDARQLRRMILHLLFNARDAMPDGGTITIKTAQRIVETEIDGSHMTIPPGEYCSIIITDEGEGMDSESIKKLFERSDTAFPGRDGTRLEMSTVYDIVMEHNGFIHVSSKPGMGTTISIYLHAIHRDEEDSSVEEEKEIGGTETILVIDNEPEFSWMLKGILGDYGYTMLIARSAGEGLEIYREKRDRIDVVMLDIIMPDIGGEAVLQDILKDNPDASILTMSGHTDELWHRELIKMGAADFIKKPFDVTTLLRKIRILASRERADK from the coding sequence ATGGATTCCACTCATGTCCTCATTATCGAAGATGACTCTTGGCATGTTCGATATCTCACGGACCTTCTTATAAATTCCGGTTTCAATACATATTCGGTGAACAGCTCCAGGAAGCTGTCGTCCGGTCTGTCGCGATTGGATCGCGGCGGTGTTGACGTGGTGCTCCTGGATCTGAACCTGCCGGACAGCGAGGGGCTGGACACACTCTACAAGGTTCTGGCATCCAATGATGAGGTCCCGGTGGTCATTTACACGGCGGTGGATGACAACCGCGTGGCTCTGGAGGCGATCAAGGAGGGTGCCGAGGACTATCTTACCAAGGGTCACGTGGATGGGGCGCTCCTTTCCCGGTCGATCCAAAGCGCCATCGAAAGAAAAAAATCCCAGCGGCGGCTTGTGGAAATACAGGATGATTTAAAGCTCCAGATGGAAGAGCAGACGATGAGACTGCAACAGGTTAACGAGGAGCTGAGAATTGAAATTGCGGAGCGAAAACTCGCCGAGGATAAAATGCGGTTTCAGAGCGAGCGCGCCCGAATGTTTCTCGATATTACCCATGTAATCATCGTACAAGTCAATGAACGTGCGGAAATCGTACTCGTCAACAAGAAGGGATGCGACGTTTTGGGATACTCCGAAGAGGAGCTGCTGGGGAAAAAAATCGTCGATCTGTTGTTTCCGGCCGAGGAGAGAGAATTGGCCCTGAACTGGTTTGATCGGATTATGTCCGGGGAAATTGAGGGCGTTCAATCACTGGAATCAATTTTCACCACACCTTCCGGACAGCAGTGCATCATCAGATGGACGTATTCTCCCATAAAAAACGATCGGGGTTTTATTTCTGGGGTTTTGGGTTCGGGGGAGGATGTCACCGAACAAAAGAGGCTGGAACGATGGCTAATTGCGTCATCCCAAATAGAAGCCGTCAATAGGCTGACCAGCGGCATCGCAAATGATTTCAACAACATCATCGCCACCATAATCGGTTACGCGTCCCATCTAAAGTCTCGGGTTAGAGGAGATCATTATACTTGTGAGGAGATGCAATCCATCGAGGACGCAGCCATTAGGGCATCGGAGCTGACCGCTCAGCTTATCTCATTTTCAACCCCTGAGGGGATAACGAACAGGCCGGTTGATATCAATTGGATTATCAGGGCGGTGCATGAAAGCATCAACGGCGCCGTTGAAAAAAGCCATACCGTGACCCTGGATCTCCAACAGGACATGAAGAGCGTCGAGGGTGACGCCCGGCAACTTCGCCGGATGATCCTGCATCTGCTTTTCAATGCCCGGGACGCCATGCCCGATGGAGGAACCATTACCATCAAAACCGCTCAGAGAATAGTGGAAACGGAAATTGACGGTTCACACATGACAATCCCCCCCGGAGAATACTGCTCCATTATTATCACCGACGAGGGAGAGGGGATGGACTCTGAATCGATTAAGAAGCTCTTTGAGAGATCTGATACCGCATTCCCGGGCAGGGACGGCACCAGGTTGGAGATGAGCACCGTATATGATATCGTCATGGAACATAACGGTTTTATACATGTTTCAAGTAAGCCCGGTATGGGAACAACTATCTCAATCTACCTTCACGCCATCCACCGGGATGAAGAAGATTCTTCCGTGGAGGAGGAGAAAGAGATCGGCGGTACCGAAACGATCCTTGTCATCGATAACGAACCGGAGTTTTCATGGATGCTCAAGGGTATCTTGGGGGATTACGGATATACCATGTTGATTGCCAGATCGGCCGGGGAGGGTCTCGAAATATATCGAGAAAAACGGGATCGTATTGATGTGGTGATGTTGGATATCATCATGCCCGATATCGGAGGGGAGGCCGTTTTGCAGGATATTCTGAAAGATAATCCCGATGCCAGTATTCTTACAATGAGTGGGCATACGGACGAATTGTGGCACCGAGAGTTGATCAAAATGGGAGCGGCGGATTTTATCAAAAAACCCTTCGACGTGACAACGCTTTTGAGGAAGATCAGGATACTGGCATCCAGAGAAAGAGCCGATAAATGA
- the tsaA gene encoding tRNA (N6-threonylcarbamoyladenosine(37)-N6)-methyltransferase TrmO yields MTSSISYRPIGVIHSPLTAPGGGPPQGVFAPDIEGNVEVFPEFSKGLTDIGGFSHLYLLYHFHLAGKAELLKKPFLDDTPRGIFAIRYFNRPNPIGLSVVRLMEISGPSENILRVSELDILDGTPLLDIKPVVPAFDYRKDVRIGWLEGKLFEDR; encoded by the coding sequence ATGACCTCATCCATTTCCTACCGGCCCATCGGCGTTATCCATTCTCCCCTGACCGCCCCGGGAGGGGGGCCGCCTCAGGGAGTCTTCGCCCCGGATATTGAGGGCAATGTTGAGGTGTTTCCGGAGTTTTCGAAGGGATTGACCGACATCGGGGGATTTTCACACCTCTATCTCCTGTACCATTTTCATCTCGCCGGAAAGGCCGAGCTTTTGAAGAAGCCCTTTCTGGACGATACGCCTCGAGGTATTTTCGCCATTCGATATTTCAACCGCCCCAATCCGATCGGGCTCTCCGTGGTGCGGCTTATGGAAATATCCGGTCCATCGGAGAATATCCTGCGGGTGAGTGAGCTTGACATCCTGGACGGTACCCCGCTCCTCGATATCAAGCCGGTGGTCCCGGCATTTGATTATCGGAAGGACGTCCGAATCGGCTGGTTGGAGGGGAAACTTTTCGAAGACCGGTGA
- a CDS encoding cation-transporting P-type ATPase gives METRERPNVVKPWMRTCEEIARLLDVDIEKGLTEDEVERRLERFGHNRLTEMKKRGVLSIFFAQFKSLIVLLLLGALVLSVVLGDTIEAVAILVVILINAAIGFFTELQAVRSMEALKEMGSVSARVLRGGGIYEVPAEHLVPGDIVVMEGGDVVNADIRLTKASKLMVQEAALTGESVPVDKGVGQISDPDGGGDMPLAERSSMLFKGTSITRGSARGIVVFTGMDTELGRISSLVEEAEDEITPLEDRLDRLGHKLIWVTLGVAATVIISGIVTGKELFLMVETGIALAVAAIPEGLPIVATIALARGMFRMAKRNAIINRLSAVETLGATGVICTDKTGTLTENLMTVTHYSLPTGDITVTGGEVIQDGRFMRNGETISPSSDAVLRQALETGVLCNNASLVFDDKESDEEMTSVGDPLEAALLVAAAKGNIHREDLLKLGPEVREEAFDSDVKMMAVYHRRNGGCLVSVKGAPEPVLSVSSRIILENGIVPFGEDSRDEWEERCRKMAEDGFRVLALALKEIPDEREEPYSDLMFVGLVGLLDPPRDDVAHAISRCRDAGIKVVMVTGDQPVTARNIGLEVGLVDDDDAEVIHGGDLKHVSEMSDAERRRLLDVSIFARVTPKQKLDLIDLHQKNDRIVAMTGDGVNDAPALKEADIGIAMGQRGTQVAREAADMVLKDDAFSTIVSAVEQGRVIFNNIRKFVVYILTCNISEIMVIFFASLVKAPLPLLPLQILFINLVTDVFPALALGVGEGDPSVMKYPPRDSKEQIIAGRHWRSVFGYGFIMTISVLGAFALALTRLDMSESQAVTVSFLTLGISQLWYIFNMSSHGTIFSKNDITMNPYVWGALVLSAGLMFIAVYLPVLSLVLQTTPPGTIGWLVIIGASLIPMLVGQLIKIFSGIRK, from the coding sequence ATGGAAACAAGAGAGAGACCGAACGTCGTCAAACCGTGGATGCGCACCTGTGAAGAGATTGCGCGCCTGCTGGATGTGGATATTGAAAAAGGACTGACCGAAGATGAAGTCGAGCGACGGCTGGAGCGATTTGGGCACAATCGGCTGACGGAGATGAAAAAGCGGGGCGTCCTCTCGATATTCTTCGCCCAGTTTAAAAGCCTCATCGTCCTGCTCCTTTTGGGCGCCCTGGTTTTGTCCGTGGTGTTGGGGGACACAATTGAGGCGGTGGCCATACTGGTGGTGATTCTCATCAACGCCGCCATCGGTTTTTTTACGGAGCTCCAGGCGGTTCGCTCCATGGAGGCCCTCAAGGAGATGGGGAGTGTCAGCGCCCGGGTGCTCCGCGGCGGTGGGATATACGAGGTGCCGGCGGAACACCTGGTCCCCGGGGATATCGTGGTGATGGAAGGCGGAGATGTGGTGAACGCCGATATCAGGCTCACAAAGGCCTCCAAGCTCATGGTTCAAGAGGCCGCCCTGACCGGGGAATCCGTGCCGGTGGACAAGGGTGTCGGACAGATTTCTGATCCGGACGGCGGCGGTGATATGCCGCTGGCGGAGCGTTCGAGCATGCTCTTCAAGGGGACGTCGATCACCCGGGGATCGGCCCGGGGCATTGTGGTGTTTACCGGCATGGATACCGAGCTGGGGAGGATATCATCCCTGGTGGAGGAGGCCGAGGATGAGATCACACCCCTGGAGGATCGCTTGGATAGATTGGGCCATAAGCTCATCTGGGTGACCCTGGGCGTTGCGGCGACAGTCATCATCAGCGGTATTGTGACCGGCAAGGAGCTGTTTCTCATGGTGGAGACCGGCATTGCCCTGGCCGTGGCCGCCATCCCCGAGGGCCTTCCCATCGTGGCCACCATCGCCCTGGCCCGGGGGATGTTTCGCATGGCAAAAAGAAACGCCATAATCAACCGGCTCTCCGCTGTGGAAACCCTGGGGGCCACGGGTGTCATCTGTACCGACAAAACCGGCACCCTGACCGAAAACCTGATGACGGTGACCCACTATTCCCTGCCCACGGGAGATATCACGGTGACCGGCGGAGAGGTGATTCAGGACGGGAGATTTATGCGAAACGGTGAAACGATTTCCCCATCGAGCGACGCAGTGCTGCGCCAGGCCCTGGAAACCGGGGTGCTGTGCAACAATGCATCATTGGTTTTTGATGACAAGGAATCGGACGAGGAGATGACGTCGGTGGGAGATCCCCTGGAGGCGGCGCTCCTGGTGGCCGCGGCAAAGGGGAATATTCACAGAGAGGATCTCCTGAAGCTGGGACCGGAGGTCCGGGAGGAGGCGTTTGATTCCGACGTGAAAATGATGGCCGTCTACCACCGGCGAAACGGCGGGTGCTTGGTGTCCGTCAAGGGGGCGCCGGAGCCGGTGCTCTCGGTCAGCAGCCGGATCATCTTGGAAAACGGAATCGTCCCGTTTGGGGAGGACTCCCGGGACGAATGGGAGGAGCGCTGCCGGAAAATGGCGGAAGACGGATTTCGGGTCCTGGCCCTGGCGCTCAAGGAAATCCCCGACGAAAGAGAGGAGCCGTACAGTGACCTGATGTTCGTGGGGCTGGTGGGGTTGTTAGATCCTCCCCGGGACGACGTGGCGCATGCCATCTCCCGCTGCCGCGATGCCGGCATCAAGGTGGTGATGGTCACCGGGGACCAGCCGGTGACGGCCCGGAACATCGGCCTGGAAGTGGGACTGGTGGACGATGACGACGCCGAGGTCATCCACGGCGGCGACCTGAAGCATGTCTCCGAGATGAGCGACGCGGAGCGCCGGCGGCTTTTGGACGTGTCCATCTTTGCTCGGGTGACGCCCAAACAGAAGCTGGACCTTATCGATCTTCATCAGAAGAACGACCGGATCGTTGCGATGACCGGGGACGGCGTCAACGACGCCCCGGCCCTGAAAGAGGCGGACATCGGTATCGCTATGGGACAGCGGGGCACGCAGGTCGCCCGGGAGGCAGCGGACATGGTGCTCAAGGACGACGCCTTCTCGACCATCGTATCCGCCGTGGAACAGGGCAGGGTGATTTTCAACAACATCAGAAAGTTCGTCGTGTATATCCTGACCTGTAATATCAGCGAGATCATGGTGATCTTCTTCGCATCGCTGGTCAAGGCGCCGTTGCCGCTCTTGCCGCTGCAGATTCTCTTTATCAACCTGGTGACCGATGTCTTTCCCGCCCTGGCGCTGGGGGTGGGGGAGGGGGATCCGTCTGTGATGAAGTATCCCCCCCGGGATTCGAAGGAACAGATAATTGCAGGAAGACATTGGCGGTCCGTATTCGGTTACGGCTTTATTATGACGATCTCGGTGCTCGGTGCCTTCGCCCTGGCCCTGACCCGGCTTGATATGAGCGAATCACAGGCGGTCACGGTGTCGTTTCTAACCTTGGGCATTTCCCAGCTCTGGTATATATTCAACATGAGTTCCCACGGGACGATTTTCTCCAAAAACGATATCACGATGAATCCGTATGTCTGGGGCGCCCTGGTGCTGTCGGCGGGACTGATGTTCATTGCGGTATACCTGCCGGTGTTGTCGCTTGTGCTCCAAACGACACCGCCGGGCACGATTGGGTGGCTGGTTATCATCGGCGCAAGCCTCATTCCCATGCTGGTGGGGCAGCTCATCAAGATATTTTCCGGCATCAGGAAATAG
- the gap gene encoding type I glyceraldehyde-3-phosphate dehydrogenase encodes MMNVAINGLGRIGRLVLRHSMSRTGSSIPENPAGRVNVIAANDLTTTEELAYLTKYDSVHGRADFDVSYGDDYLQLNSKKIQKFSEQNPAALPWGEMGVDIVLECTGRFSDRNAAAAHLEAGAKKVIISAPSPNADLTVVMGVNEDEYDGGKHHVISNASCTTNSLAPPAKVLNDAFGIEYLFATTIHAYTTSQGILDIAKGPGKKRRGRAAALSLIPSTTGAAKATAKVLPELKGKMDAIAVRVPVPDGAITDVVAHLKKKVTVEEVNEAFKKASEGAMRGILAFTEDELVSADILSDPHSCTIDASSTMVLMDNVVKVLIWYDNEYGYAGRLLDLAGFITDR; translated from the coding sequence ATGATGAATGTAGCCATCAATGGGCTGGGGCGTATCGGCAGGCTGGTGCTGCGCCACAGCATGAGCAGGACCGGCAGCAGCATCCCGGAAAATCCAGCGGGCCGAGTGAACGTAATCGCTGCGAACGATCTGACCACCACCGAGGAACTGGCGTATCTGACCAAGTATGACTCGGTGCACGGACGGGCCGATTTTGATGTATCATACGGAGACGACTACCTGCAGTTGAATTCCAAAAAGATACAGAAATTCAGCGAACAGAATCCCGCCGCGCTCCCCTGGGGTGAGATGGGTGTTGATATTGTTCTTGAATGTACGGGTCGTTTTTCCGACCGAAACGCCGCCGCGGCACACCTTGAGGCGGGAGCGAAAAAGGTTATCATTTCCGCCCCCTCGCCCAATGCGGATTTGACGGTGGTGATGGGTGTCAACGAAGACGAGTATGACGGCGGCAAGCACCATGTCATCTCGAACGCCTCCTGCACCACCAACTCTCTGGCGCCTCCGGCAAAGGTCCTCAACGATGCTTTCGGTATCGAATATCTTTTTGCCACCACCATCCACGCCTACACCACCAGCCAGGGGATTCTGGACATCGCCAAGGGACCGGGAAAGAAGCGTCGTGGAAGGGCGGCGGCGCTGTCTTTAATACCCTCCACCACCGGCGCCGCGAAGGCCACAGCAAAGGTTTTACCGGAGTTGAAGGGAAAGATGGACGCCATTGCGGTCCGGGTGCCGGTGCCGGACGGCGCCATTACCGATGTGGTCGCGCATCTCAAGAAAAAAGTGACCGTCGAAGAAGTGAACGAGGCGTTCAAGAAAGCGTCAGAGGGCGCGATGCGGGGTATCCTGGCCTTCACGGAGGACGAGCTGGTTTCCGCAGACATCCTCAGCGATCCACACTCCTGTACCATAGACGCTTCCTCCACTATGGTCCTGATGGATAATGTGGTGAAGGTGCTGATCTGGTATGACAACGAGTACGGATATGCCGGGAGGCTCCTTGATTTGGCCGGTTTCATCACGGACAGATAA
- a CDS encoding nitroreductase family protein gives MGETRGTVTIGVDPATCTRCGACQDVCPSHIFSVTDMGVTTQYEEHCISCGHCIAVCPTDSVQHNGLDVDGFIPIDEDKAISADSVYQFLRGRRSCRTYSKKVPPREVLEKLVDAARFAPTGHNYQNVSLTVITDAGTIRSLSGLVAEFFGGLAAMMEENPGAFDEKLLGFQHGFKMAHKFYTEGKDRIFRGAPVVILTSAEKSENTGAHNCHNALFHIVLMAAALGLGTCINGYFPGAAPHVPEIGEILALPEGHELFGCVMVGYPARKYRKLPARNEADVTWR, from the coding sequence ATGGGAGAAACGAGGGGAACCGTCACCATTGGAGTCGATCCCGCCACCTGTACCCGGTGCGGCGCGTGTCAGGATGTCTGCCCGTCTCATATCTTTTCGGTTACTGATATGGGGGTGACGACGCAATACGAGGAACACTGCATTTCATGCGGTCACTGCATAGCGGTGTGTCCCACCGATTCGGTGCAACACAATGGGTTGGATGTCGATGGATTCATCCCCATCGATGAAGACAAGGCGATCTCTGCAGATTCGGTTTATCAATTTCTCCGGGGCCGTAGGAGCTGTCGGACCTACTCGAAAAAAGTTCCGCCCCGGGAGGTGCTGGAGAAGCTGGTGGACGCCGCCCGCTTCGCCCCCACGGGTCACAATTATCAGAATGTCTCCCTGACGGTCATTACCGACGCCGGGACGATACGGAGCCTTTCCGGGCTGGTGGCGGAGTTCTTTGGAGGGCTGGCCGCAATGATGGAGGAAAATCCGGGGGCGTTTGACGAGAAACTCCTCGGTTTTCAGCACGGGTTCAAGATGGCCCATAAATTTTACACGGAGGGGAAGGACCGTATTTTTCGCGGCGCCCCGGTGGTCATCCTGACTTCCGCTGAGAAGAGCGAAAATACGGGAGCCCACAACTGCCACAATGCACTCTTTCACATCGTACTGATGGCGGCGGCGTTGGGATTGGGAACCTGCATCAACGGGTATTTCCCCGGGGCCGCACCCCACGTGCCGGAAATCGGTGAGATACTCGCCCTGCCCGAGGGACATGAGCTGTTCGGATGTGTGATGGTGGGTTACCCGGCCCGGAAGTACAGAAAACTCCCCGCTCGAAACGAGGCGGACGTTACCTGGAGATAG
- a CDS encoding NAD(P)/FAD-dependent oxidoreductase has translation MKAVVIGSGISGLVVGLSLVRDGYEVELFEQYKTLGGVTDTLEEGGYKWDIGPMLVEAMEPDERAGRVLADLGVLDKIEIIRDQRGYIFPDYDIVKPEKYSGAFWRKEHMMKLFPEEKKGLERYYRDYIRFCEIVTLFFDSERRRGLSALIAKARMLLKLLPIWGYQKMSAQDLMDRHFTSEKLKAIFMTILADFVVRPSEFPALGVFAVNPEPAWDRELSLEVSRVGRQASYTYIKGGIGTLVDAMVDAIREAGGKIHAGVAVEEILVEEGRAKGVLTEDGRNVPADVVVASGGAHETFKKLVGEENLPEKFKEDLDGLELMESVFMVHLGVELDPREYQQEATVYYYQTYDIEGAIKEAQEGHYHEGKDGFVVYIPSMHSPEMAPPGHHAMTIYTIAPDVITNGDWTKDRERFYNSLLEEAERVFPDLRKKVKVKVIMTPEDFRKITHLDHHAFGGLKPVLGKTGQSFKTPVKGLWFVGQQSESGGGISNVVYGAKKTADAIAKGGKR, from the coding sequence ATGAAAGCGGTTGTTATCGGATCGGGAATATCCGGTCTCGTGGTCGGATTGAGTCTGGTCCGAGACGGATATGAGGTAGAGCTCTTCGAACAGTACAAGACCTTGGGCGGCGTGACCGATACCCTTGAGGAAGGGGGATACAAGTGGGACATCGGGCCGATGCTGGTGGAGGCGATGGAGCCGGACGAGCGTGCGGGCCGGGTTCTGGCGGACCTGGGCGTTCTGGATAAAATCGAGATCATCCGGGATCAGCGGGGATATATCTTCCCCGACTACGATATCGTCAAGCCCGAAAAATATTCAGGCGCCTTCTGGAGAAAAGAGCATATGATGAAGCTCTTCCCCGAGGAGAAGAAAGGGCTTGAGCGCTACTACCGGGATTACATCAGGTTCTGCGAAATCGTGACCCTCTTCTTCGACTCTGAGCGAAGGCGGGGGCTTTCGGCCCTGATCGCCAAGGCCCGGATGCTCCTGAAGCTGCTTCCCATCTGGGGATACCAGAAGATGAGCGCCCAGGATCTGATGGATCGGCACTTCACCTCGGAAAAGCTCAAGGCGATATTCATGACGATCCTCGCGGATTTCGTGGTTCGCCCCAGCGAGTTTCCGGCCCTGGGGGTCTTCGCCGTCAACCCGGAGCCGGCCTGGGACCGTGAGCTGTCACTCGAGGTATCCCGCGTGGGACGTCAGGCCAGCTATACCTACATCAAGGGAGGCATCGGCACGCTCGTGGACGCCATGGTGGACGCCATCCGGGAAGCCGGCGGAAAGATCCATGCGGGGGTCGCCGTGGAGGAGATTCTGGTGGAAGAGGGACGCGCCAAGGGGGTGCTGACCGAGGACGGCCGGAATGTGCCGGCGGACGTCGTGGTGGCCAGCGGCGGCGCCCACGAGACCTTCAAGAAGCTTGTGGGGGAGGAGAACCTCCCGGAGAAGTTCAAGGAGGATCTCGACGGTCTTGAGTTGATGGAATCGGTCTTTATGGTGCACCTGGGCGTTGAACTCGACCCGAGGGAGTACCAGCAAGAGGCCACCGTCTATTACTATCAGACCTATGACATCGAGGGCGCCATCAAGGAGGCTCAGGAGGGTCACTACCACGAGGGAAAGGACGGCTTTGTGGTCTATATCCCTTCCATGCACTCGCCGGAGATGGCCCCGCCGGGACACCACGCCATGACCATCTACACCATCGCTCCGGACGTCATCACCAATGGGGATTGGACGAAGGATCGGGAACGGTTCTACAACAGCCTGTTGGAAGAGGCGGAGCGGGTTTTCCCGGACTTAAGAAAAAAGGTGAAGGTAAAGGTCATCATGACGCCGGAGGATTTCAGAAAGATCACCCACCTCGATCATCACGCCTTCGGCGGTCTGAAGCCGGTGCTGGGGAAAACGGGGCAGTCCTTCAAGACTCCCGTGAAGGGTCTCTGGTTCGTGGGGCAGCAGAGCGAGAGCGGCGGGGGTATCTCGAACGTCGTGTACGGAGCGAAAAAGACGGCGGATGCCATCGCAAAAGGGGGGAAAAGGTAA
- a CDS encoding MFS transporter — MATQRSIPEKLSVGTKIGYGAGELGSTLFWSTLAALLLAFLTDDLKLVPYLAGIVLMSGKIWDAVTDPTVGYLSDRTRTRWGKRRPWFLFGAVPLGLAFFWMFRNPNITGETPLFIWALFSYMVLFTAYTVVNIPYIAMIPDLSKDFDERTNINAYRSIFSVTGVLVGAGASLPIVLAFENRSLGFMIMAAIFGGIMALSAVIPFFAVKEPPLDDGPKPRENIFSLYLTAVKNRPYMLVAIPWSLNTAGVTVVMSSLFFYFKYIFGNEALMPVAMIVLLVTAMVFLPLTVKLAKVLDKRNTYLFGMLLVAAVLIVMFFLGHRLGVYFVYGCMFVAGIGVSTHFVMPWSMVPDTVEHDYVESGQRREGIYFGFWTFLSKIGAAVAGLVSGLLLDATGFIPDVVQTETAELGIRLLAGPTGAIFFIIAGIILVRYPIDKKRYDEIMEKVRIMEAD, encoded by the coding sequence ATGGCGACCCAGCGATCGATTCCTGAAAAACTCTCCGTCGGCACGAAAATCGGATACGGCGCCGGTGAGCTGGGGAGCACCCTGTTCTGGTCCACCCTGGCGGCGCTGCTGTTGGCGTTTCTCACCGATGACCTGAAACTCGTCCCGTACCTGGCGGGGATCGTCCTTATGTCGGGAAAGATCTGGGACGCGGTGACCGATCCCACCGTGGGATACCTCTCTGACCGGACAAGAACCCGGTGGGGAAAACGGCGGCCCTGGTTCCTGTTCGGCGCCGTGCCGCTGGGACTCGCCTTCTTCTGGATGTTCAGAAATCCAAACATCACCGGAGAGACCCCCCTCTTCATCTGGGCGCTTTTCTCCTACATGGTGCTCTTCACCGCGTACACGGTGGTCAATATCCCCTACATCGCGATGATCCCGGACCTCTCCAAGGATTTCGACGAGCGCACCAACATCAACGCCTATCGATCCATTTTCAGCGTTACAGGGGTGCTGGTTGGGGCGGGGGCGTCCCTTCCCATCGTCCTCGCTTTCGAAAACCGTTCCCTGGGATTCATGATAATGGCGGCGATTTTCGGCGGGATCATGGCGCTTTCGGCGGTGATACCCTTTTTCGCGGTAAAGGAACCGCCCCTGGATGACGGACCCAAGCCTCGGGAAAATATCTTTTCTCTCTACCTGACCGCCGTGAAGAACCGTCCCTACATGCTGGTCGCCATCCCCTGGTCACTGAATACCGCCGGGGTGACTGTGGTGATGTCGAGCCTCTTTTTCTACTTTAAATACATTTTCGGTAACGAGGCCCTCATGCCCGTGGCCATGATAGTCCTCCTGGTAACGGCGATGGTCTTTCTGCCGCTGACGGTGAAGCTCGCGAAGGTCCTGGACAAGCGAAACACCTATCTCTTCGGGATGCTCCTGGTGGCTGCGGTGCTTATCGTGATGTTCTTTCTGGGTCACCGGCTGGGGGTCTACTTCGTGTATGGATGTATGTTTGTCGCCGGCATCGGGGTGTCGACCCATTTCGTCATGCCCTGGTCGATGGTGCCGGACACGGTTGAGCATGACTATGTGGAGAGCGGCCAGCGGCGGGAAGGGATATACTTCGGATTCTGGACGTTTCTCTCGAAGATCGGCGCCGCAGTTGCGGGCCTGGTGAGCGGCCTCCTTCTCGACGCCACAGGATTCATCCCGGACGTCGTACAGACAGAAACGGCAGAGCTGGGCATCCGGTTGCTTGCCGGTCCCACCGGGGCGATCTTCTTCATCATAGCGGGGATCATTCTGGTCCGATACCCGATCGACAAGAAGAGATACGATGAGATCATGGAGAAGGTACGGATCATGGAGGCGGATTAA